The stretch of DNA GTCCACTGGTGCGCGCCGCGCTGCCGGGCCTGATCGCCGACATGGCCGGCGACGCGGACCTCAACGCCCGAGTGATGAGCCGCTTCACCGACGTGTTCGTCGCGGTGCGGACACGGTTGGCGGATGCGGTGCGTCGCGGCGAGGTGCACGTCGACGTCGATCCCGACCGGCTGGTCGAGGTGATCGGCGGCGCCACAATGCTGCGGGTCTTGCTGCAGCCAGACGAACCGCTCGGTGAGGACTGGGTCGCGCAGACGACTGCCATCGTGGTCCACGGTGTGGTGGCATAGATATTGATGCTTGAGCCGTTCCCCACCGATTGGCAGACCGCCCTGCTTCTCGTGCCACATCCCGACGACCCCGAGTACGGCTGCGCGGCAGCGGTGGCGAAGTGGACGACGCAGGGCAAGACCGTCCATTACGCGTTGGCCTGTCGCGGCGAGGCCGGCATTGCGGGCATGCCACCCGAGCAAGCCGGGCCGCTGAGGGAAGCCGAACAACGCCGATCTGGAGCCATCGTCGGGGTCGACGAATTGCAGTTCTGGGACTTCCCGGACAGCCGGATCCGCAACACACCCGAATTGCGCGCCAAGATCGCCGAGACGATCACCGCGTTGGCGCCCGACGTCGTGCTCACCATCTACAGCGGTCCGGAGTGGGCGCCTGGGGCGCCGAACCAGCGCGACCACATCGAGTTCTCGAACGCCGTTGCGGCCGCCTATGACTCGCTGATCGATCCGCCGCGATGGCTGTTCGAAAACGGACCGGACGTCACCCATGCAGAGGTGATCGACGACGACTGCTTCGACCGCGCCGTCGCGTCCCTCGCGGCACACGAGGTGTATTTGTCGGTACTCGATCCGGACACTCCGGTGCTCGAGCAGGCACGTAAGCAGGTCGATATGACTACGGCGCCGCGGCCCGAGTTCGGCGGCCGGCGCACAGTGGAGTTCATTCTGCGACGACCTGTGAAGTGACTGGGGGTCGGCGGGAATCCGTTTCGAATAAGTCCGGCACTGGGTAACTGGACGTCACCAACGGAACGAGAAGGAGGTCGCAATGTTGCACACGGTCGTGCTGGCGGCCCAGGACAACGTCGAGGCGGCAGGGTTCATCCTGCGCGGAATCAAGGGCATCTTCGTTGCGATCGGCAGCATCATCGCAGCCATCATTTGCGGCGCGGTGGCCGCTATGAAGGGGCGCAATCCCCTGGGATGGGGAATTCTCGGGCTGTTCTTCAGCATCCTGACGCTGATTGTCATCATCGTCATTCCAAGCAAGAAATCTTGATGCCTGCCACCATCGTTGGGTGACCACCGTCTCGACACGGACTGGTGAGGTTCGGGGCAAACTGCGCGATGGCGTGCACGCCTTCCGCGGAATCCCGTATGCGCAACCGCCGATCGGTCCGCTACGGTTCACGGCACCGCTGCCGCACGAACCGTGGGAGGGCGTGGTCGACGCAACCGAATTCGGCTCCGCGCCGCCGCAACCGATGCGCCTCACCACATCGGACGAGTGGCTGACCGTGAACGTGTGGACGCCGGACCCAGGCGCCTCGGGTCTGCCGGTGATGGTGTGGCTCTACGGCGGCCGGTTCACCACCGGCGCGGCTGACGAATCCTACTCGGACGGAAGCCGATTGGCCGCAGGCGGCGTGGTGGTCGTGAGCCTGAACTACCGCGTCGCCGGCGAGGGATTCATGCTGATCGACGGCGCAGTACCCAACCGTGGGCTGCTCGACCAGGTCGCCGCGCTGCGCTGGGTGCGCGACAACATCGCCGGTTTCGGGGGCGACCCCGACACCGTAACAGTGTTCGGCGAGTCTGCGGGCGCCGCATCGGTGGCAATGCTGATGGTGATGCCGTCGGCCGCCGGGCTTTTCCGCCGTGGCATCGCCGAGAGCGTGCCCAACTTCCTGTTCGGCTCCGATCTGGCCGCCGACGTCGCTGCTGCCGTCGCGGACAAGTTGGGGGTGCGCGCCACGGCAAGTGAGCTCGCGGGCGTGTCGCCGCAGGCGCTGGCTGACGCGGCGGGGGCCATCGACTACCGGGCTCGTTGGGGTTATGGCCTGGCGGTGCGCGGGTCGCATTTCGGCCCGGTGATCGACGGTGACATACTGCCGGACAGTCCTTTTCGTGCGCTGGCGGCCGGGACGGGTCGCGATATCGAGCTGCTGATCGGACACAACCGTGACGAGTACAGGATTGTTCTTGGGGGCGACGAGGTCACGCCCGAAGCTGCCCAGCGCGCGTTGAGCTCATTGCCACCGATTGCCGACGGCGCTGATGCGTACCGCTCGGGCTACCCGCATGCCGATGATCGCGAACTATACGAGTTGGTGTGTTCGGACTTCGTCTACCGGATGCCGACGCTGCACATCGCGCAGGCGCACGCAGCGGGCGGCGGCACCACGTATCTGTACGAATTCTGTTTCGACGCTTCGGCGGTCGGCGCAGCGCACACCACGGAGATGCCGATGGTGTTTGACACACTCGATTCAGAGCTAGGGTCAGCGCTGTACGGTGCGGCGCCCCAGGCTGAGTCCGTAGCGCACGAAATGAGCGCCGCGTGGCGGGCGTTCGCCACCAACGGCGATCCCGGTTGGCCGGCTTACGAGCCGGTTGTGCAGCTCACCAGAGTCTTTGATATGCAGTCACGGACGCAGCGATATCCGGAGCAAGCCTCGCAGCTGATCTGGGCGGACTACCCGTTCGACCCGTTCACGTTGGACCCTTGACCGCGAGCGTGCGGGTCTGCGCAGCGACGCGCCGCAATTCGCGTACATTTTGCGCACGCTCGGGACCCGTCAGCCCTCGATCTGGCGCTTGTTCCGCTCGGAGACGGCACGGAACTGATCGCCGAGCCCGTCGAAGTCCCGGTGCTGCGCGAACGCGATCTTCTCCTCCGCGGCCAGCCCCGGGTCGACCATAGCGGCCGCACCGGTCGTGTAAATCTCCTTGAGCCCCAACATGACTGGGCCAGACACCTCGGCGATCTGGCTGGCCAGCTCAAGCGCCCGGTCGAGCAGCCGGTCGTGCGGCACCACCTCGGTGACCAACCCGATGCGCTCGGCGCGCGCAGCGTCGACCACCTCGCCCGTCATCGACAGTCGACGCGCCATCGCGAGGCCGACGAGCTGCGGCAGTCGCGCCGTCATGCCGCCACCTGGCAGAATGCCGACGCGGGCATGCGTGTCGGCGAACACCGCACGCTCCGATGCCACCAGGAAGTCACAGCCGAGGGCCATCTCCAGGCCGCCGGTGAAGCATGCCCCGTTGATCGCGCCGATGATCGGTGTGCGCATCTTCGCGACAGCGGCGATGCAACTCTGCGAACGGAACTCCTCGAAATACTTCAGCCCGTCGCGCTGGGCCTCCTTGAGGTCGACTCCCGCGCAGAACGCCGGATCGGCACCCGTCAGGACCACCGCCCGCACGGACTCGTCCGCGTCGGATTCCGTCAGCGCCGTGTACGTCGCCCGGATCAGGTCTCGGCTCAACGCATTCCGGGCTTCAGGCCGATTCAGCGTCAGCAGCCTGACAGCGCCGTGGTCGGCGACGAGGACAAGCGATTCGGTCATGGCAGGAAATGATTGGCGGTATTCGCCAGGTCGAGCAGCGGCTGCGGCAACGCGCCCAGCGCGAACGTGACAGCCGCGGTGATCGTCACGACAGCAGTGCTCAATACGCTGGGCACCACCACCGCGGGCGCATCATCGGGCGGCTCGGTGAAGAACATCAACACGATCACCCGCACATAGAAGTACGCGGCCACCGCGCTGGCGATGACACCGATGACGACCAATGGAATCGCGCCGCCCTCACCAGCAGCCTTGAATACCGCGAACTTGCTGACAAATCCGCTGGTCAATGGGATGCCGGCAAAAGCGAGCAGGAACAGCGAAAAGACAATGCCGACAACGGGATACCGCCGACCGAGACCAGCCCACCGGGCAAGCGCAGTGTCCTCTTCGCCGGCAGGATTTCGAACCAGACCCACCACGGCGAACGCGCCGACCGTGCTGAACCCGTAGGCGAACAGATAGAACAGCGTCGACGACACGCCTGCCTCGTTCTGCGCGATGACGCCGGTGAGGATGAAGCCGGTGTGTGCCACGGCCGAATACGCCAGCATCCGCTTGACGTCGTTTTGGGTCACGGCGGTGACGGTGCCGATCACCATCGTCAGGATCGCGATCGCCCACATGACTGGCCGCCAGTCATCGTGCAGACCGGGCAGCGCGATGTAGAAGATGCGCAGCATCGCGCCGAACGCGGCGATCTTGGTGGCGGCAGCCATGAACGCGGTGATCGGGGTGGGAGCGCCCTGATACACGTCCGGAATCCAGGAGTGGAACGGCACGGCGCCGACTTTGAACAGCACGCCGACGAGCAGTAGCCCGGTACCGATCAGCGCCAGCGACGTCTTGCCGGAGCCGGCCGCCACCGCGTCGGCGATGCCGTCGAGGTTCAGCGTGCCCGCATACCCGTAGAGCATGGCGACGCCGTAAAGGAAGAACGCCGACGAAAACGCGCCGAGCAGAAAGTATTTCACCGACGCTTCCTGCGAGAGCAGCCGCCGCCTGCGGGCAAGGCCGCACAGCAGGTACAGCGGTAGCGACAGCACTTCGAGCGCGATGAACATCGTCAGCAGATCATCGGCGGCAGGAAAAATGAGCATGCCGCCGATGGCGAACATCGTCAGCGGGAACACCTCGGTCTGCATGACGCCTGCCTTGGTGGCCAGCTTCTCGACGACGCTGCCCGCGATGGCCGACGCCTGCGGGGTAAACCCATCCAGGCCAGGGCCCGGCTCCTCGTCGGCAGGCGCTGGGATGCGGCGTTCGGCGATCAGCAGGATGCCGAGCACTCCGACCAGCAGGATGGTGGCCTGAAGGAACAGGGTCGGGGCGTCGACGGCCACCGCGCCGCCAACCGCGGTTCGTCCGGGACTGCCCTTCAGGTCGCTTGTCAGTCCGACGACTGCCACAAACGCGGCGGCCAGCCCTCCGATGCTGAGCACCAACTGCGCGACGTAGCGCTGCTGGCGTGGCAGGAAAGCCTCGACGAGCACGCCGGCGACGGCCACCCCGAGCACGATCAGCATGGGGGACAGCAGGCCGTATTCGACGCTGGGGGTAGGTAGGTTCATCGTGCCGGCCCTTCCGCCATCTTCGGTGCCGGGTCAGGCTGGTTGATAGTGGTCAGCGTGTGACTGACCGCCGGGTTGATCACATCGAGAGCCGGTTTCGGATACACGCCGAGCAGCAGCAGTAGCGCGATAAGCGGTGCGACGACCAGGATTTCGCGCGGCACCAAGTCGCGCAACCGATCGTTGTCCTCCTTGATCGGGCCGCCCATCATCCGCTGGTAGGCCCAGAGGATGTAGAGCGCCGAGAGCACAAGGGCCAACGAGGCGAACACCGCGAACGCCGGATAGCGGGTGAATGTTCCAATCAGCACCAGGAATTCGCTGATGAACGGGGCCAGACCGGGCAGCGACAACGTCGCGAGACCAGCCACCAGGAACGTACCGGCCAGCACCGGCGCAACCTTCTGCACACCGCCGTAGGCGTTGATCAGGCGAGTGCCCCTGCGCGACACCAGGAATCCGGCGATCAGGAACAGCGCCGCGGTCGAGATGCCGTGGTTGACCATGTACAGCGTCGACCCGGATTGGCCCTGGCTGGTCATCACGAAGATACCGAGGATGATGAAGCCGAAGTGCGAGATCGACGTGTAGGCGATCAGTCGCATCACGTCGACCTGACCGATCGCGACGATCGCGCCGTAGACGATGCCGATCACGGCCAGTGTGATGATCAGTGGCCGGAAATACGTTGACGCGTCAGGGAACAACTGCAGGCAGTAGCGCAGCATGCCGAACGTGCCGACCTTGTCCATGACGGCCATCATGAGCACGGCGCTGGCCGGGGTGGCCTCTACCGCGGCGTCGGGCAACCATCGATGG from Mycobacterium sp. JS623 encodes:
- a CDS encoding PIG-L deacetylase family protein → MLEPFPTDWQTALLLVPHPDDPEYGCAAAVAKWTTQGKTVHYALACRGEAGIAGMPPEQAGPLREAEQRRSGAIVGVDELQFWDFPDSRIRNTPELRAKIAETITALAPDVVLTIYSGPEWAPGAPNQRDHIEFSNAVAAAYDSLIDPPRWLFENGPDVTHAEVIDDDCFDRAVASLAAHEVYLSVLDPDTPVLEQARKQVDMTTAPRPEFGGRRTVEFILRRPVK
- a CDS encoding carboxylesterase/lipase family protein; this encodes MTTVSTRTGEVRGKLRDGVHAFRGIPYAQPPIGPLRFTAPLPHEPWEGVVDATEFGSAPPQPMRLTTSDEWLTVNVWTPDPGASGLPVMVWLYGGRFTTGAADESYSDGSRLAAGGVVVVSLNYRVAGEGFMLIDGAVPNRGLLDQVAALRWVRDNIAGFGGDPDTVTVFGESAGAASVAMLMVMPSAAGLFRRGIAESVPNFLFGSDLAADVAAAVADKLGVRATASELAGVSPQALADAAGAIDYRARWGYGLAVRGSHFGPVIDGDILPDSPFRALAAGTGRDIELLIGHNRDEYRIVLGGDEVTPEAAQRALSSLPPIADGADAYRSGYPHADDRELYELVCSDFVYRMPTLHIAQAHAAGGGTTYLYEFCFDASAVGAAHTTEMPMVFDTLDSELGSALYGAAPQAESVAHEMSAAWRAFATNGDPGWPAYEPVVQLTRVFDMQSRTQRYPEQASQLIWADYPFDPFTLDP
- a CDS encoding NADH-quinone oxidoreductase subunit M; amino-acid sequence: MTSIPWLTILWAIPMLGAALVMVLPAAQRVMAKWLALVTSLAVLAVTLVVAVGFRPGGDQYQFVENHKWIPSFGTGYILGVDGIALAIVVLTAVLVPLLIIAGWNDASDQIGWAGRSVHTYFALTLAVEGMVLMSLVSLDVLLFYVFFEAMLIPMYFLIGGFGGENRSKAAVKFLLYNLFGGLIMLAAVIGLYVVTAQSDAFAGGTFDFRAIVTAVSSGQFVMSPAVMNLLFGGFMFAFAVKAPLWPFHRWLPDAAVEATPASAVLMMAVMDKVGTFGMLRYCLQLFPDASTYFRPLIITLAVIGIVYGAIVAIGQVDVMRLIAYTSISHFGFIILGIFVMTSQGQSGSTLYMVNHGISTAALFLIAGFLVSRRGTRLINAYGGVQKVAPVLAGTFLVAGLATLSLPGLAPFISEFLVLIGTFTRYPAFAVFASLALVLSALYILWAYQRMMGGPIKEDNDRLRDLVPREILVVAPLIALLLLLGVYPKPALDVINPAVSHTLTTINQPDPAPKMAEGPAR
- a CDS encoding enoyl-CoA hydratase is translated as MTESLVLVADHGAVRLLTLNRPEARNALSRDLIRATYTALTESDADESVRAVVLTGADPAFCAGVDLKEAQRDGLKYFEEFRSQSCIAAVAKMRTPIIGAINGACFTGGLEMALGCDFLVASERAVFADTHARVGILPGGGMTARLPQLVGLAMARRLSMTGEVVDAARAERIGLVTEVVPHDRLLDRALELASQIAEVSGPVMLGLKEIYTTGAAAMVDPGLAAEEKIAFAQHRDFDGLGDQFRAVSERNKRQIEG
- the nuoN gene encoding NADH-quinone oxidoreductase subunit NuoN produces the protein MNLPTPSVEYGLLSPMLIVLGVAVAGVLVEAFLPRQQRYVAQLVLSIGGLAAAFVAVVGLTSDLKGSPGRTAVGGAVAVDAPTLFLQATILLVGVLGILLIAERRIPAPADEEPGPGLDGFTPQASAIAGSVVEKLATKAGVMQTEVFPLTMFAIGGMLIFPAADDLLTMFIALEVLSLPLYLLCGLARRRRLLSQEASVKYFLLGAFSSAFFLYGVAMLYGYAGTLNLDGIADAVAAGSGKTSLALIGTGLLLVGVLFKVGAVPFHSWIPDVYQGAPTPITAFMAAATKIAAFGAMLRIFYIALPGLHDDWRPVMWAIAILTMVIGTVTAVTQNDVKRMLAYSAVAHTGFILTGVIAQNEAGVSSTLFYLFAYGFSTVGAFAVVGLVRNPAGEEDTALARWAGLGRRYPVVGIVFSLFLLAFAGIPLTSGFVSKFAVFKAAGEGGAIPLVVIGVIASAVAAYFYVRVIVLMFFTEPPDDAPAVVVPSVLSTAVVTITAAVTFALGALPQPLLDLANTANHFLP